Part of the Acidobacteriota bacterium genome, GAAACCGCGCACCTCGGTGTGGGTCTCGGTCTCCTCCACCTTCAGCCCGAGAACCCAGGGATCGCCGTCGTGCCAGCGCAGGGGGCTACTTTCGAGGGCGCCGGACCGGCGCAGGAAGAAGCGCTCGGTGCTGCACAGCAGCGGCACCAGCAGGCCGGCGTTGGCGCCGTCCATGACGTAGCGGTTGGTGACCTCGTCGGCGGAGGTGAAGCTGTAGAGGTTGCGCTCGCTCTCCGGCCGGGCGCCGTGGAGGGCACCGATAATCTGCCGGTCGACGGCTTCGGGAAGTCGTTGGAGCTCTTCCGGCGCCGGTCGGAAAGCCCGCAGGGTGCCCCAATCACCGTTGGCGCGGCGGCGCCGGGAGCACAGCTCGATGACCGGCGAGCCGTGCTCCAGGGCGTCGTCCACATCGAGGATGTAGAGCACCTCGAAGTCCGCCACCGTGGTGTCCGAGCCCAGACTCTCGCGCATGGTGGCGCGCACTTCGCTGACCCGCGCCCGCCAGCTCGACGCCGGCCCTTTTTGCTCCTGGTCGTCGAGGAAGTCGGAGACCTCCATCGGCACCAGGTAGCCGGCCTTGGCTTCCGCCAGCCAAGAGAAGCGCCGGGAGTCCGCCTCCAGCAGCGCCGCCCACAGATGCTTGCAGCTGTCGTAGCGGGAGAACGCGGTGCACGAGCAGTGGGCGCCGTATTCGCGGTAGCCGTCGGGGGTCAGATAGACCTTGTAGCTATCGCCTCCCTGGACCTCCGCCACCAACAACGCCGGCCGGCTGACCACCAGGCGCACCCGTTTGGTCTGGAAGTATTCGCGTCCCCGCTCCCGGACTTCCGGGGGGAACTCATCCTGTAGTGCTCGCGTTAGCGACATAATTTCTTCGTGAGCACGGCAAGAACAGCCGTACAGCAAAGCCGATAGCTTAACAGCCCGAGAGGCGATCGGCTAGGGGAGTCGATTGTGTGGGACGGTGAGGCGGGAAAGGATCTTCCTCATTTTTCTTCCAGCTCCAGGAGAATCTCCCGCAGAATCTTCGGGGCGATGCGGAAGTCGGATTGCAGGAGCTGCTCGAAGACGTCGCGGGCAGACGGGATCACTCCCCGCTTCTGGGCCATGCCGATGACCGCCGCGGTGCCGGTGACCGCGAGGCCCATGCTTTGCGCCTCGCGGCGTGCAGTGCGGTCGTCCATCAAGAGCAGGCAGGGGCCGTCGTGAGCCAACGCGCCTTGGATCGTGCTCCACTCGCCGGGGCCCAGATGGGGCGGGCAAGGGGGGAGATCGTTGGGGGGGTCGAGGAGCTGGAGCCAGCCGGCATCGAGGGCCTGGCGAATCGGCTGCTCGATGGCGCTGGTGGCCAGGAGCTCCTGCGAGACCTCGGTGGTGATCCAGACCTCACCGAAGAGGTCCGCGAGCCATGGGATTCCGTCGACCCGGGAGAGGCCCAGGAGCGGGCTGGTGTCGGAGAGGATGAGACGCCGGGGAGCGGAGTGCTTTGGGCGGGGAGGAGTCAGGCGAGCCAACCTTCGAGGGTCTCGAGGTCAGACCGAGCCTGTTCCTCATCTCCCTCAACCACGGAGACGCCCAGCCGGGAAAGGTGACGCACGAAGTCGTCCACCGGCAGCCCGGCGATCCGCGCGCCGCGGCCGAGGGACAAGGCTTCGCTCTTGAACAGGGCGACCGCCAGGGCCAGCCGCAGGTCCATATCCTCCGCCGAGTCGCCGGTTTCGAGGTGTAGGAGCACGGCCTCGGGGAGATCTCCCTTGAGCACCAGCACCGGTCCCTCTACCGCCTCTCGCAGGGCCTCGGACGGGTTATTCTTTAGCTGCCGAACGTTCACGCAGTGCATGGGCACCTCCTGTAGGAACATAGCGTGGGGTCGCCCTCGGGTCAACGGTTTTCTCCCCTCCCCCCAGGGCCGACGAACTCAAGCTCTCGGCGCGGTCTGCCGGCCATACATCGAAGGTTCTTGGGCCTCGCCTCACCTCCGGGCTACCATAAGCCCAACTCGATTAGGGCTCACATTCAGGAGGTGCTCATGCCGGCGGATACGACGGTTGCGCGGCTGTTGCGACAGGCGGAAGTGCGGGGAGAGGATGCGGCTTATTTCGTCCAGCGAGAGGGGCGGTGGGAGCCGACCTCCTGGGAGCGGTATGCGGCCCAGGTACGGCAGACGGCGCGGGCGCTGATGGCGGAGGGCTTCGAGCCCGGTCACGCCGCTTGCATCATCGGCTTCAATCGTCCCGAGTGGGTGATCTTCGCCCTCGGCGCCACCCTCGCTGGGGGCGTTCCGGCGGGGGTCTACACTACCAATTCGGCGGAGGAGCTGAGCTACATCGTCGACCACGCCGAGGCGCGCTTCCTGCTGATCGAGGATCTGGAGCAATGGGCCAAGGTGGTGGCGGAGCGGGACTCCATGCCCAAGCTCGAGCGGGTGGTGTTGATGGAAGGGGCGGAGGTGCCCGACGACCCGCTGGCCATGGGGTGGAAGGACTTCCTGGCCCTGGGAGACGGGGTGGCGGAGGAAGCGGTGGACCAGCGGCTCGAGGGCTTGACCCTGGACGATGTGGGCTCTTTGATCTACACCTCCGGGACTACCGGCCCCCCCAAGGCGGTGATGCTCTCCCACGGCAAC contains:
- a CDS encoding DUF3368 domain-containing protein; its protein translation is MARLTPPRPKHSAPRRLILSDTSPLLGLSRVDGIPWLADLFGEVWITTEVSQELLATSAIEQPIRQALDAGWLQLLDPPNDLPPCPPHLGPGEWSTIQGALAHDGPCLLLMDDRTARREAQSMGLAVTGTAAVIGMAQKRGVIPSARDVFEQLLQSDFRIAPKILREILLELEEK
- a CDS encoding UPF0175 family protein, with translation MHCVNVRQLKNNPSEALREAVEGPVLVLKGDLPEAVLLHLETGDSAEDMDLRLALAVALFKSEALSLGRGARIAGLPVDDFVRHLSRLGVSVVEGDEEQARSDLETLEGWLA